The following nucleotide sequence is from Nautilia sp. PV-1.
CATTTGATATAATCTATACATATAATATATAAAGGAAAATAATGGAAAGACTTTATGCTCCCTGGAGAAGAGAATATCACGTCAAAAAACAGACAGGATGTGTTTTTTGCGATATAGCAAACACGCCTGAAAAAGATGAAGAAAACCAGGTTTTTTACAGGGATGAAATATGTTTTTTCGTAATGAACAGATTTCCTTATAATCCCGGACATTTTATGATTATACCTTTAAGACACGTATCAAACTATGAGGATTTAAACGAAAAAGAAGTCTGCCATATAGCAAAAATGGCTCAGACAGGCTGTAAAATATTAAAAGATTTCGGCGCTCACGGTATTAATATGGGATGGAATTTAGGTTTTGACGCGGGTGCAGGGATACCGGATCATATACATTTGCAGATAGTTCCGAGATTTAAACGTGATACGAATCTGATGACTACGGTTTTTGATACCAGGGTTTACAGTGCGGATTTTGACAAGATATATGAAGAAATTAAAACGATAGCGAATAAATATCTGAAATAGGGGATTGCCCTATCAGATCTTTTTAAGAAATTCTGTTTTTAAATAAACCTGACCGATACCGTCTACTTTACATGAAACATGTCCATCAACATCACACATTCTGATATTTTTAACTACAGTACCTCTTTTGATTGTTTTACCGGCACCTTTTACTTCAAGATCTTTAATTACGCTTACACTGTCACCGGCTTTTAGAATGTTTCCGTTTGAATCTTTTACAACTTCTTCAGTTTTGTTCGCTATTGCCATTTCTTCATCGGTTAAATACATCATATCCGTCATATCGCTTCTTCCAAGCGCCTGCCAAATTTTATAACTTAAAATTTTAACAGCCGGAACTTCACTCCACATTGCGTTGTTTAAACAGTTAAAATGATTTTCATCGTAATTTTGCGATTCGATCTGACTCAAACATGTTTCGCAGAGCAGGGCGTACCCGTCGTTATCTTCGCTTTTATATACTTCATAAACCGAAAGGCTGTTGTCGCTTTCGCATAGTTCACATTTGCTTCCGGCTCTGTCAAATATTTCTTTTTCGTTCATTTTTACCCTTTTTTTGGTGAAAGTATAGCAAAAAAGCCTAAAATTAAATAAAATAACGTAACAATATATATTAATGAAATAATAATGAAAATTTAAAGGTAAAATAATGATAGAAATGAAAAACGCTAATTTTAAAGTAGAAAAATCGAAATGGGAAGCTTTTAAAAAAATAGCTAAACTAAAACATTCTGATTCAAGCAAAGAATTAAGAAAACTTATAGACAAATATCTTGAAGAAAACAAAGATCTTTTAAATAAATTATTTTAACATTAACTTTTCATTAACTCCTGTCATTTATAATTTTACATAACTTATAAAAAGGAGTTAAAAATGAAAAAAGTAACAAAACTATTAAGTATCGCATTATTAAGCTCATCAATGCTATTCGCATTCGGCGGCGGAGCTGCCGGAGGAATGGGCGGTGGCATGGGCGGCATGGGCGGCTCAGCTTCAGGCAGTGCAAGTGCGTCAGCCGGAATGGGCGGAGGCGGAGTTATGTCCGCAGATTCAATTACGGGTGGTTCATTTGGTTCAAATTCTATGAACAAATCACAAAAAGCTCAGCAAACTCAGACAAGAACCAGAACAAGAACCAGAGCCAGAGTTAATGCCGTTCAGCAAGATATGCAAAAAATGGCTAAAACAATGCAGCAGATGAAACAACAGATCAAACAGATGAAACAGGAAATGAAAAAAACCAACAAAAAAGCTTACTATGATACGCTTAAACTTGAACAGCAGATGAAACAGATACAAAACACTTACAGACAAATGAAAAGAACAATGAAAAGAATCCAGCAAGAAGCCCAGTAAAAAGGGCTTTCTCTCTTTTGTTTTGAAAAAACAATATGATTTAACAGCGTTTATTCAGTATATTAGCCTAAACTATAATAAAACATAAATATTATTTAGTTAACATAATGTATATTCTCTTAAATTTTATTCTAAAAGCTCTTGCAGTCTCAAAGCGTCTTTAAACGCACTGTTATCATCCGTATTGTTAAAATAGACATAGCTGAGTGTGTTGTTTATTTTTTCTTTTAATGTAATAAAAAACTCTTGCGGATAACTGCCTCTGTATTTTCCGTTTGAGCCGTGAAGTCTGACATAAATAAAATCAGCGGTTTTTTCGTAAACTATTTCCTGTCTGTAATCATGCCAGACCAAAGCTATGTTTTTATTTTTTAGCAATGTATATGTTTCAAGCCTGTACCAGCTGCCGTTTCTGAATTCTATGGCAAATTTAAAATTGTCGTCAAGACAACGCACAAATTCTTCCAAAAGCAATATATCGTATTTCAGACTCGGAGGCAGCTGAAGTAATATTACACCAAGTTTATCACCAAGCACAGAAACATTATTGATAAAGTCTTTCATTAAGTCAGTGTCTTTTAATCTGTTTTTATGGGTGATGTTTCTGCTGACTTTTACCGAGAGTTTAAATTCCGGATAATTTTTTAATTTATATTTCCAAGATCTCATTGTCTGAATTTTGGGAAAACGGTAAAAAGTGGAGTTTAACTCTAACGAATTGAAATGATTGGCGTAATAATCGAAATAGTGATATTTCATTATAGAAGGGGGATAAAATTCCCCTACCCAGTTTTGATAATAATAGCCGCTTGTGCCTATATAAACCATTATTTAACTAACATCTCCACTAAATGCGGAAAGAAGAAAATTATCAGCAGTGTAATAATCTGGAACAATATAAACGGAATAATCCCAATATACAGGTCTTTTGTCTGTATTTTATTGCCTGCCGCGCCTTTTAAAAAGAAAAGACTGAATCCAAAAGGCGGAGTTAAAAACGAAGTCTGCAAGTTAATCGCAATTAACAGAGCAAACCATAACGGATCTATATTAAACTCCTGTACAATCGGAAGAAGTATAGGAATAATAATAAATGTGATTTCAATAAAGTCTACAAAAAATCCTAATATAAAAATCAGAGACATAGCAAAGAAAATAAAAATATATTTGCTTGATATATCGTCCGTAAAGAAAGAGGTTACGATATCCCCTGCTCCTGATTCGTTAAATACGAGAGAAAATGCGGCCGCACCGATTAAAATCATAAAAATCATGCCCGTCATCGTAACTGTTTCTTTTGCGGCATATTTAAGCAAATCCCAGCTAAACGTGCCGTAAAAAACAGCCAGAATAATAGAGCCTAACGCACCGACTGCGGCTGATTCCGTTGGTGTTGCAAATCCTGTAAACACACTCCCCAATACTATAGCTATTAAAATAGCGGGAGCCACAAGGGATTTAACAGCTTCTATAAGAATCTGGGAATATGGTTTGTCGGTTTTAATTGCCGGAGCAATTTCAGGTTTAAAAAATGAAAGTATAAGTATATACATAATATATAAACATACAACAATCAGTCCCGGAATAACGGCGGCTTTAAACAAATCTCCTACACTGATATTCATAACCGCACCCAAAATAATCAAAACAATACTAGGAGGAATTAGCTGTCCTAGCGTACCGCTTGCTGCAATAACTCCACCTGCAAGTCTAGGAGAATATCCGTGTTTTAACATAACCGGAAGCGAAATAGTAGTCATCATAACAACACTGGCAGCAACAATACCCATAGTGGCAGCCAGAATGGCACCCACAATAACAATGGCTATCGCAAGCCCTCCTCTGACAGGTCCGAAAAGCTCCCCTATCGATTCAAGCATTTTTTCGGCTATTTTGCTTTTTTCCAGAATAAGCCCCATAAAAATAAACAAAGGAACAGCCATTAAAATTACGTTGTCCATCCTTCCGAATATTCTGTAAGGAAGAAGACCGAAAACCTGAAGACCGACGTTAGGATCAATCCAGGCGGCAAAAACCGCGCTTGCACCAAATGCAAAAGCAACCGGTATACCCAGCATTAACAAAATAAAAGCAACCGCAAATAATATTAACCCCGTCATTTTTATCCTTTTGAATGTCTAAGTTTATAATATGCTTTTTTTAATTCAGAAATACTTTGAAGCAGAACAAGTACAAACCCTATAATCATAGTACTTTTTATAATCCATCTGCACCCGAGACCGCCCGGATCGCCGGACTGTTCATGCATTGCATAACTCATCTGTACGAAAGGTATGGCTTCCGCAATAATAAGCGTTGCAAAAGGCACTACGAAAAACAAAACGGTTATAATCTGAATAATCGCTTTTGTTTTAACGGAAAATCTGTCATAAAAAATATCGACTCTGACATGTTTGTCCCTGCTCATTGTATAAGCTATCGCAAATAAAAAAGTCAAATCATACAGGTGCCATTCAAGCTCCTGCAGCGCAATACTTCCGCCATGAAAAAGTTTTCTTGCTATAACGTCGTAACTGACTATTAATGTCAGTATGATTAATGCGATTGAAGCAAGAATCATAAAAAACTTAGTAAGCTTTTCTATAAAAAGATCCGTTTTCGGAACAAAAGAAAGAACTAAAACAAAAACAAACGCCCCGAAAATAGCTAAATCTATGTGATTGCTAAGAGGCATTGTCAGATTAAAAAACAGATTCATAAATTTATCGGTAAATTTATAAACATTTTCACACATTCTTCATCCTTTAAAGATATTCAGGAGTATCATTGCTAAACAGTATTAAATCCCCCGCTTTTGTGTTTTCGGCTAAGATTTTTTCCAAATCTTTCTTAGTCTTCAATACAATTTTATCTGCTCTTGTAATATTGTTGCAAAGAGTTTTTTTATTTATATTCCCCGTTAAAATCACCAGATCAAAAACCTGGTCTATTTTTTTAGCCAGTTTAATATTCTGTTTTTCCGTTGCTTCAACTATTCCCGGCGTAACAAGAACTTTTTTACCTTCATACCGGCTAACCAAATCGTAAGACTCAAGCATTCCCTCCAGATTTCCGTTAAAACTGTCGTCAATAATAATTTTACCTCCGACTTCTATTTTTTGGAGTCGGTGAGGCACTGATTCTAATTTTAGCACTTTATTTTGTATTTCTTCAATACTAAGCCCTAATTCTAAAGCCTGAAATACTGCAAGTGTTACGTTTACGGCATTAAATCCGCCTAATATGCCACATTCAAAAGAATATAACCTGCCTCCGATTTCAACATCCCATTTTATACCGTCCAAAGTTGCTTTTATGTTTTTAATTTTATCTTTTATAACTTCTACCTTTTCGTTATAAGGGACTTCATATGAAAAACCTTTTTTGAGTTTAGGAGTCTGAAAAATCTCTAATTTTGTTTTTTTAATATTATCAAGCGTTTTAAAATATTCTATATGCTGCGGACCAATTTTGCCTAAAATTGAATATTCATTTTCCAAAAATTTAACGATTTCCAAAATATCGCCCTTTTCCCTTGCACCGGCCTCAGCTATATATATCTCAACATTTTCGGGCATATCTACGTTTATGTCTTTAACAATACCTTTTATGGTGTTAACGCTTCTCGGAGTTTTATACACCCTGAAACTGTCTTTTATAATCTGATAAAGATAATTTTTGATAGATGTTTTTCCATAGCTTGCAGTAATCGCAACAATTTTTGGATTTATTTTGGAGAGTTTTTCTTTTGCCTGGGATTTGAATTTTAAAAACAGAATATATTCGGTAATTTCGGAAGCCGCTACAGCACATATAAGTACGGCCAGCACCCCTATTCCGGGATTGTAATGAAGCTTGTTTAAAAATACCAGATTGAGTGTTTCAAAAAGACCTAAATATATAAAAAACCTTTTCACTCTTTGTGTAACGTTTAATCCTTTTACGCGTCTTTGCCATATCAGAAGCGAAGGGATCAAACCGAAAAACAGATATATCCAAAAAAACTTATATGCCGCAATATATGTAACTATCGGAATTACAAAATACAGCAGATGCCACAGCGGCTTATGAAAATGAAATATTATCCTGCTGATTTTATAGTTGTACCACTGCAATACGGTTATAATATAAAATCCTAAAATATAAGCGGTTATAAAATTGACTATTAATCCAAAAAGTTCATACATATTAATACCTTATTTCAAAATCATCAAAGTTCTGGTCCTGTAACGGTTCAACTTCTATATCTTTTACTTCGCTGTAAGGAGAGCCCTCTTTTAAAATATTTAAAAACTCTTTTAATTTCTCTTCGTTTTCGATGTCAGCAACGGCTTCAACCGTTCCGTCGGGCAGATTTTTCACATATCCCTTAAAGCCGGCTTTTTTGGCATTCTGCTGTATAAATTTTCTATACCAGACTCCCTGTACCCTTCCTGAAACTATAAATCTGTAAGTCATAAAACCCCTTTATTTAAATCACTTTCCTTTTGCCATTTGTATCTTGTTTATATATTGATAATCTATAGTTATTTTTTCTTCGGTTTTAATATTTTTTGCCAGTTCTATCAAAACGGAATCAAAATCATCAAAAAGATAGTTGGCAAGACTTCCCGGTATCGGATTAATTTCATTCAGATAAACAGTCCCGTCCTTTTCAAAAAAATCACATCTGATTAACGCATTTCGGAAAGTCGTATTGTATATTTTTTCAAAAGCGGCTTTAATGCTTGCTTCAATACTTTTATCTACCTCTTTAAATTCCGTCTCTTTTCTGCTGAAATCCATATATTTTTTTTCAAAGTCAAGATATTCTTTTTTCGTAACCTTTTCTATTTTTGAGAAAACAAATCCGTTTTCAGTTAAAAATCCGGCAATGTTGTATTCGTTTATGCCCTCAATAAAAGGCTCTGCAATAATCAGATCGTCAAATTCTTTAGCAACGTCAAAAGCATATGTAAGCTCTTCGCTGTTTCTTGCGATACTTACTCCGATACTGCTTCCGAGTCTTGCAGGCTTTATAATCACAGGAAAATCGAATTTGGTTGACGGACTGTCTATTATTTCATAATCTATAACCTCTACTCCCATTTCCTTTGCATAAGCTTTCGTCAAAACTTTATTATAACTGATGGCCGAAGCTTCCGTGTTTGGAGTAACGGCTTTAATTTCAAAAAACTCAAGTATCCCGGCCAGTTTGCCGTCTTCACCGTCCCTTCCGTGGATAAGGTTTATCACTGCATCATAATTAACATAATATTCTTTCTTTATAAAGCCTTTAAAATATCTGAATCCGCCTTTTGCAAACTCGACTTTTTGAGATTTTTTATATTCTCCGCTTGAAAAATATTTGCTTTTCATATCTTTTTTTTCAATTAAATATAAATCCCTGTCCTGATCGATAAATATAAAATCGAGTTCGTGCTGTTTTATTTTTTCTTTTAGCGTAATAGCGCTTACGATTGAAATCTCATGTTCAAAACTGTTTCCTCCGAATAACACCGCAAACTTCATACTTCTCCTTATTTACTTAATCTTTTCAGTGCTTCTTTTATTATTTCTTCAAGTGTGCCGTCAAGTCCGTTTAAGGCTTTTAAAACATCGTTTTTATTAAATCCGAGGCTTTCAAGGGCGTTAAGAGCCTGATTTAATACCGGATTTTGAATTTCAATATCAAAATCCCCCATTTCCATTAATATTCTTTTAGCACTTTTAGGCCCTATTCCCGGAACTTTTTTTAAAGCGTTTATATCCTGTTTTGAAATTATATCCATAAATGTTTCCGGAGTATAGGTAGAGCATATTGCAAGAGCCACTTTAGGCCCTACTCCGTTTAATTTTATAAGACTGTCAAATAATTTTTTTTCGTTTTTATCCGTGAAACCGTAAAGCGTATATTCATTTTCGGAAATTTTTTCCGTTATGTAAAAAAGCCCTTCTT
It contains:
- a CDS encoding TRAP transporter small permease subunit, with amino-acid sequence MCENVYKFTDKFMNLFFNLTMPLSNHIDLAIFGAFVFVLVLSFVPKTDLFIEKLTKFFMILASIALIILTLIVSYDVIARKLFHGGSIALQELEWHLYDLTFLFAIAYTMSRDKHVRVDIFYDRFSVKTKAIIQIITVLFFVVPFATLIIAEAIPFVQMSYAMHEQSGDPGGLGCRWIIKSTMIIGFVLVLLQSISELKKAYYKLRHSKG
- the ruvA gene encoding Holliday junction branch migration protein RuvA, which encodes MIAALRGKVFEKNEGKILLDVNGVIYELNVSMLTFSSVNEEGLFYITEKISENEYTLYGFTDKNEKKLFDSLIKLNGVGPKVALAICSTYTPETFMDIISKQDINALKKVPGIGPKSAKRILMEMGDFDIEIQNPVLNQALNALESLGFNKNDVLKALNGLDGTLEEIIKEALKRLSK
- a CDS encoding UDP-N-acetylmuramoyl-tripeptide--D-alanyl-D-alanine ligase — protein: MYELFGLIVNFITAYILGFYIITVLQWYNYKISRIIFHFHKPLWHLLYFVIPIVTYIAAYKFFWIYLFFGLIPSLLIWQRRVKGLNVTQRVKRFFIYLGLFETLNLVFLNKLHYNPGIGVLAVLICAVAASEITEYILFLKFKSQAKEKLSKINPKIVAITASYGKTSIKNYLYQIIKDSFRVYKTPRSVNTIKGIVKDINVDMPENVEIYIAEAGAREKGDILEIVKFLENEYSILGKIGPQHIEYFKTLDNIKKTKLEIFQTPKLKKGFSYEVPYNEKVEVIKDKIKNIKATLDGIKWDVEIGGRLYSFECGILGGFNAVNVTLAVFQALELGLSIEEIQNKVLKLESVPHRLQKIEVGGKIIIDDSFNGNLEGMLESYDLVSRYEGKKVLVTPGIVEATEKQNIKLAKKIDQVFDLVILTGNINKKTLCNNITRADKIVLKTKKDLEKILAENTKAGDLILFSNDTPEYL
- a CDS encoding alkylphosphonate utilization protein encodes the protein MNEKEIFDRAGSKCELCESDNSLSVYEVYKSEDNDGYALLCETCLSQIESQNYDENHFNCLNNAMWSEVPAVKILSYKIWQALGRSDMTDMMYLTDEEMAIANKTEEVVKDSNGNILKAGDSVSVIKDLEVKGAGKTIKRGTVVKNIRMCDVDGHVSCKVDGIGQVYLKTEFLKKI
- a CDS encoding DUF72 domain-containing protein, translated to MVYIGTSGYYYQNWVGEFYPPSIMKYHYFDYYANHFNSLELNSTFYRFPKIQTMRSWKYKLKNYPEFKLSVKVSRNITHKNRLKDTDLMKDFINNVSVLGDKLGVILLQLPPSLKYDILLLEEFVRCLDDNFKFAIEFRNGSWYRLETYTLLKNKNIALVWHDYRQEIVYEKTADFIYVRLHGSNGKYRGSYPQEFFITLKEKINNTLSYVYFNNTDDNSAFKDALRLQELLE
- a CDS encoding TRAP transporter large permease subunit, which codes for MTGLILFAVAFILLMLGIPVAFAFGASAVFAAWIDPNVGLQVFGLLPYRIFGRMDNVILMAVPLFIFMGLILEKSKIAEKMLESIGELFGPVRGGLAIAIVIVGAILAATMGIVAASVVMMTTISLPVMLKHGYSPRLAGGVIAASGTLGQLIPPSIVLIILGAVMNISVGDLFKAAVIPGLIVVCLYIMYILILSFFKPEIAPAIKTDKPYSQILIEAVKSLVAPAILIAIVLGSVFTGFATPTESAAVGALGSIILAVFYGTFSWDLLKYAAKETVTMTGMIFMILIGAAAFSLVFNESGAGDIVTSFFTDDISSKYIFIFFAMSLIFILGFFVDFIEITFIIIPILLPIVQEFNIDPLWFALLIAINLQTSFLTPPFGFSLFFLKGAAGNKIQTKDLYIGIIPFILFQIITLLIIFFFPHLVEMLVK
- a CDS encoding HIT domain-containing protein encodes the protein MERLYAPWRREYHVKKQTGCVFCDIANTPEKDEENQVFYRDEICFFVMNRFPYNPGHFMIIPLRHVSNYEDLNEKEVCHIAKMAQTGCKILKDFGAHGINMGWNLGFDAGAGIPDHIHLQIVPRFKRDTNLMTTVFDTRVYSADFDKIYEEIKTIANKYLK
- a CDS encoding acylphosphatase — translated: MTYRFIVSGRVQGVWYRKFIQQNAKKAGFKGYVKNLPDGTVEAVADIENEEKLKEFLNILKEGSPYSEVKDIEVEPLQDQNFDDFEIRY
- a CDS encoding D-alanine--D-alanine ligase, whose amino-acid sequence is MKFAVLFGGNSFEHEISIVSAITLKEKIKQHELDFIFIDQDRDLYLIEKKDMKSKYFSSGEYKKSQKVEFAKGGFRYFKGFIKKEYYVNYDAVINLIHGRDGEDGKLAGILEFFEIKAVTPNTEASAISYNKVLTKAYAKEMGVEVIDYEIIDSPSTKFDFPVIIKPARLGSSIGVSIARNSEELTYAFDVAKEFDDLIIAEPFIEGINEYNIAGFLTENGFVFSKIEKVTKKEYLDFEKKYMDFSRKETEFKEVDKSIEASIKAAFEKIYNTTFRNALIRCDFFEKDGTVYLNEINPIPGSLANYLFDDFDSVLIELAKNIKTEEKITIDYQYINKIQMAKGK